The Desulfobulbus propionicus DSM 2032 DNA segment CAGGGTATGCCAAGGGGACGCGGCAGGGGATGGATTAGTGGTGATGGATCGATTGTTCATTGCGGCGTTGCTCGTTGAAGTGAATGGACGGGAAAAAGTTTGTTGCCAAGATATAAGCATCGACAGCCATTGTGCAACCGCCAATGGCGTGCACGGGGCGAAGCCGCTGCCGCGACCGGGTCATGTTCCCATGCGCCAGTGGATCGAGGACGGGTTGCGGACGGGCAGACGACGGTAGGCGAACTTCGGGTAGCCAACCATCATCGCCCCATGGCACTGGCGTCCTGGCGGCAGCCCCAGGGCTTCGGCCATCGGCGGATAGGCATTGACCGCGGCATTGAAGTATCCGGCCCAGCAGCCGCCCAGCCCCAGAACGGTTGTCGCCAGTTCCAGATAGGTCAGGGCGATGGTGCAGGTGGTGGCCGCCATGCGGTTGGCCGTTTCCGCATGGGCAACGATCACCGCCGGCGCGCCGCGCAGGATGACATCATGCCCGGCCCGCCAGCGCTCCACGGTGCGATCGAGATGGAGGGCCTTGGCCGCCTCGGGCGTCTCGGCCCGCATCCACTCCATCCAGTCGATGACCATGCCGGCCAGTTTCCGCAACTCCTGCCGATCGCCCAGAACCAGCCAGCCCACGCCCTGGGAATTGATGCCGGAGGGCGCATGGCGGGCGATGTCGATCAGCTTGGCCAGGGTGTCCCGGGGTACCGGCGTGTCCCGGTAGACACGGATCGAGCGGCGGGCACGAAGAAACTGCTCGCCTTGTTCGGACGAGCAGCGCAGTTCTGGCCGCACTGGCGGGCAGACGTCGACCGGCATATCCCGGTGACTGAAGCTGCCGGTGGGGCAAACCGCGACACAGTGGCCGCAGCGGATGCACAGGTTTGCGGCGTCCATGGCAGGCACTGGCAACGCTCCCGGCGCCCAGTCGATGATCCCCATGGGGCAGACGGCGGCACAGACGCCATCCCGGTTGCAGGTCTGCTGGTTGACGGTGAACAGTTCCATCGGGCCTCCTTTTTGGCTATGGGTTGACAGCACCCCCTGAAAAATGGTCTGTTCAGGGGCCGAAAAACGACGGCCGCGGGCTGGGCACGGGCCGCGAGATGCACTGTACCTCTTTTTTTAACGGGCACGAACACCAGCGTGGACAAAAAAGCAAAATCCGCCAAAAAAACACCACCGGCGAACACCGAGCAAGCGTCTCCCCCGGATACCGCTCCGAGCGAAAACCAGCAACCCCCCTCGGCTTCCAAGCCGCCAGTCCAGCGAAAGCCCCGATCCACGGCAAAAAAAGGCACGGGCCGCAAGCGGCGCCGCAAAAAGCCCGCGCTCCTCACCCGCCATCTGATTGCCCTCACCACCGTGGAAATCGCCTGCCTGACGCTGAGCGCCATGACCGGGATCGTGGTCCTGCTCGGCCACGCGACGGAACGTTTTTCCGGCACCAGCCTGCTGTCCCACCTTCTGCCCTTCACCACCGGAGTCCTGGCCTTGGTGGTCGCGGCCGCCCTGCTGCTGATCGGCTGGCTGCGGCTGCGACGCTGGCTGGGGCAAAAGTGGCTGTTTCTGCCGGCGATTCTGGCCCTGACCATGGTCCTGGTTATTGGCGGCTTTGCCCTCAAGGGCTCCTTTTTCTTTGCCTTCAGCCAGTTTCGCATCCTGGTCGGCGGCAAGGAGGAAGCCAGCCGGATCACGCTCACCCATCAGGTGTTTGCCGCCTATCGCCGCCACGACCCCTCCCAGTTGCGGCAGATGATCGAACGGGCCAAACCCTATGGCCCGGACATCGACGCCGCGGCCCAGGCCTTTGGGCTTGATCCGGACCTGCTCCATGGCATCGCCGCGACCGAATCATCCTTTCTTCCTCGCGAGAGCAAGGACGGCGGCCAGGGGTTGTTCCAGATCACCCAGGTTCCGGAAGCGGCCCTGCGCGAAGCGGGCAGCCGGCTTGGGGTCGATCGGCCGGTGATCACCAATCACCGTCACAACGGCTTCATCGCCGCAGCCACCCTCAACCACTACCTCGGCCAGATGAACAACGACCTGTTTCTCGGCCTGCTGGCCTATAACATCGGTCCAAAAAACGGCGGGCTGCGCTTCATCATGCAGCAGTACGGGGCCACCGATTTCATCACCGTGCAGCCCTATCTCCAGCAGCTGCCGCGCGACTACCCCATCCGGGTGCTGTCCCAGGCTCTGGCCTTCCGTCTGTTTCGCAAGGGGGGAACCCTGCCGGCCTACGAGGAAGGGCTGAACGCGGTGCGCATCCAACACATCGGTATTCCCGGACTCTAGCCCCCAACCAGCCGCCCGGTGCCGCCCCTTCTCCTTTCTGGATGGAGGAAAGATTTCCAAATCAATCCTTACGGGAATATAATATTGACGGAGAATAGACCGATTTGCTATAGCATACCACCATTCTCCCGATTGATTTTCCCGCTGATACCGTCCGGTTTCCTCGGCACACCGCCGCGAGGGGATGGAACAGCGTGGGAGAACAAAGGAGGGGTTGCTCCTGGCGGATAAACGGCAGTGGAAACCGCAAGGTTCCATGTCGCCATGCAAGATGATCGCGTGTTGATCTTTCACGAGCGCCCTGGCCATGGGGCCCGTTGCATCCACAACGTATACTGCAGGATTTTCTATGAAAGGAATCTACGCTGGAAGTTACGATCCGCCGACCAACGGCCATCTGTGGATGATTGACCAGGGGGCCCGTCTGTTCACCAAATTTTATGTGGCGGTCGGCCAGAATTCACAAAAGGAGTACACCTTCTCCCTGGATGAGCGGATGCAGATGCTCAAGGAGATCTGCGGCCGGTACCGCAACGTGGAGGTGGTCCACTTTGAAAACAAATTCCTGGTCAAATACGCCGAGTCCATCGGTGTTGATTATATCCTGCGCGGCATTCGCAACGAAAAGGACTACACCTACGAGCGCGGCATGCGGTACGTCAACAGCAACATGAACGACTCCATCCAGACCCTGTTCATGATGTCGCCACGCCATTTGGTGGAGGTGAGTTCTTCCCTGGTCAAGGGATTGGTGGGTTCGGACGACTGGGAACTGGTGGTGCGCGAATATGTTCCGGATACGGTCTACTACAAGATGCTGAGCAAATTCGGTCGAATACACCTCCATCACACCCGCCGGCGAATTCTCGAGAAAATCTAGGCAACTGGGGCATCGCACGGTCCGCCTTCCGGTGGGCCCGTTTTCCCACCTTTTTCTTGAGCTTATCCGCCTCTTCATGGCGCCTGCCCCTCACCGGCAACGATCAAATTCGTCTGCCGGCAATCGCCCGCCGCTCCCCGTGTTGCGAGTATTGTCTCTTGATCCAAGGTACGCCACATCCTCTTGGCCGTCCATGCGCTTTCTGCAGCACCCACCGGGATCCTGTCTGCTTGAAGAATGGGCCGCCGAGGCGTACAATGGGCGCGGCGTTGTTCGCCGCTGAAGGGGAAAAGATACCTATTTAATTGCATTCGACTCAAAAAGGAAAACAAACGTATGGAATGGTTGTGGGATATCAGCATTTGGAGCTCCCTCTTGACACTGACCGTGTTGGAAATTGTGCTCGGCATCGACAACATCGTGTTCATCACCCTGCTGGTGGACAAGGTGCCGGCGGGCAAACGCGCCTTTGCCCGCCAATTTGGCCTGCTGGCCGCCATGGGCACCCGCATCCTCCTGCTGATGTCGGTGGCCTGGCTGGCCAAACTGGTCGCGCCGCTCTTCGAGGTGGCGGGCCATCCTGTTTCCGGCCGTGACCTGGTGCTGCTGCTCGGCGGTCTGTTTCTCATCTACAAGGCGGTGATCGAAATCCACGGCAGCCTGGAAGGCGGCGACGAGGCACACGGCCCCAAACACCTGGCCTCGCAGCTGCCGCTGGTCATTGCCCAAATCGCCATCATCGACATCGTCTTTTCCCTGGATTCGGTGATCACCGCCGTTGGTTTGGCCGACCATCTCTGGGTGATGATCGCCGCCATTGTCATGGCCATCGGCGTCATGATGGTGGCCGCCAAACCGATCGGCCAGTTTGTCGCTCAACATCCGACCGTCAAGATGCTGGCCCTGTCCTTCCTGGTCCTGGTGGGCGTGGCCCTGGTGGCCGAGGGCACCGGTCACGAGATGCCCAAGGGATACCTCTATTTTGCCATGGCCTTTTCCTTCATCGTCGAGATACTCAATCTCCGGCTGCGCAAAAAGGCCGCGCCGGTCCAGCTGCACCAGGTCTACGACCGGGTTCGCCTCCCGGACACCGAAGCAGGCGGCAACCACTGAGCTGCGGCAATGTCAGCCGCATGCGGAAGACATCGTTGCCGCCGGTCCAGCACCCACCCGTCGGCTGTTCCCGGACCGTACTCGATCCCGTCCCTGTCGGCTCAACAACCGCCAGGAACGGGCCAATCGTTCTCCCTTCGCCCTGTATCCTTTTGTCCCAGCCCGGCTTTTTTCCTTTCTTGACAAGTTTCCCCCACAGGGATAAGGAAAAGGCCTTCTATCCGTTTTCCTCAATGCAATAATTTTCCCAGATGCCCCAGGAGCGCCGCATGACAACGGAACAACCTGATTTGGAAAACATCCTTACCGCCTACGGCCGGGAACGGGACAACCTCATCCCGCTGCTGCAGGAGGTACAGGACCGTTTTCGGTATCTTTCCCCAGAGGCGGTGCAGGCGGTGGCCGATCACCTCGAACTCTCGGCCAACGACGTCTACGGCGTGGCCACCTTTTACGCTCAATTCCGTTTCGTGCCGCCCGGCCTGCACCACATCAAGGTGTGCGAGGGCACGGCCTGCCATGTGCGCGGCAGCGACCGCATTCTCGAATCCATCAGCCGCGCCACCGGCATCGCCCCTGGCCAGACCAGCAGCAATGGCCAGTTCAGCCTGGAACGGGTGGCCTGTTTCGGCTCCTGCGCCCTGGCCCCGGTGGTGGTGGTGGACGACAAGGTCTACGGTCGGATGACCGCCGCCAAAACCAACAAGCTCATTGAGGACAAGAAATGAGTTTCGCCGCGCGACAACAACAGGCACAAATCGTCTGGCAACGTTTTGAGCAGCCGGACCGGCCCCGCATTCTCATCGGGTCGGCCACCTGCGGCCGCGCCGCCGGATCGCTGGAAGTCATGGCCGCCTTTGCCGCCGAACTGGCCAAACAGGGATTGACCGAATCCGTGGACGTGGTCGAGGTCGGCTGCCTGGGCATGTGCTATGCCGAGGTGCTGGTGGAGATCCGTGGCCGCGACGGCAAGCGGGTCCTGTACCAGAGTGTGGAGCCGCGCCATGTCGAGGCCTTGGTCGATGCCCAGCTGGTGCGGGGCGAGGTCTTTGCGCCGCTGGCCCTGGCGGTGATGAACGACACGGATGAAACCGTTCCTGCCTTCACCGACCTGCCGATGATCCAGCCCCAGGTGCGGATCGTGCTGCGCAACTGCGGCATCATCGACCCGACCAATATCGACCACTACCTGGCCCAGGGCGGCTACAGCGGCATGGCCCGCGCCTTTTCTCTGGGGCCGGAACAGGTGATCGAGGAGATGAAGGCGTCCGGCCTGCGCGGTCGCGGCGGGGCCGGTTTCCCCACCGGGGTCAAGTGGGGGTTTGCCCGCAGCTCGGTGGCGGATCAGAAATACGTGATCTGCAACGCCGACGAGGGCGATCCTGGTGCCTTCATGGACCGGTCGGTGCTGGAAGGCGACCCGCACGCGGTGCTGGAAGGGTTGCTGATCGCGGGCTATGCCATCGGCGCCACCGTGGGCTATGTCTACTGCCGGGCCGAATATCCGCTGGCCATCGAACGGTTGCAGGACGCTATTGCCCAGATGCGCGAGCAGGGGTTCCTGGGCGCGAACATTCTCGGTTCGGGTTTTGATTTCGACATCAAGATCAAGAAGGGGGCCGGCGCCTTTGTCTGCGGCGAGGAGACCTCGCTGATGCAGTCCATCGAGGGCAAGCGCGGCATGCCGCTCTCCAAGCCGCCCTTTCCGGCGGTGTCCGGCCTGTTCGGCAAACCGACCAATATCAACAATGTCGAGACGCTGGCGGCGGTATCGGCGATCATGGAGAAGGGCGCGGCCTGGTATGCCGGGTTCGGCACCGAAAAGAGCCGGGGCACCAAGACCTTTGCCCTGGCCGGCAAGATCACCCGCACCGGCTTGATCGAGGTGCCCATGGGCATCCGCTTGCGCACCATCATCGACGAGGTCGGCGGCGGCGTGCTCGGCGGCAAGCCCTTCAAGGCGGTGCAGACCGGTGGGCCGTCGGGCGGCTGCATCCCGGCCCAGTTCATCGACCTGGAGGTCGATTACGAACACCTGGCTTCGGTCGGCTCGATCATGGGCTCGGGCGGCATGATCGTCATCGATGCGGAATCGTGCATGGTCGACATGGCCCGCTACTTCCTCACTTTCACCGAGAACGAGAGCTGCGGCAAGTGCGTGCCCTGCCGCATGGGCACCCAGCACTTGCTGCGCATTCTCACCGGCATCACCCAAGGCAAGGGGACGTTGGATCAGTTGGATACGCTGCGCAAGATCGGCGACACCATGAAGAGCGCCTCTCTGTGCGGCTTGGGGCAAACAGCGGCCAACCCGGTGCTGACCACGCTCCAGTATTTCGAGGAGGAGTACCGGGCCCACATCGAGGACCACAAGTGCCCGGCCGGTGCCTGCCGCGCCCTGATCCGCTTCGACATCGATCCGGCCCGTTGTACCGGCTGCGGCGCCTGTCTGCGCGCCTGTCCGGTGGCGGCGATCAGCGGCGAGAAGAAACAGCCGCACGCTATCGACCAGCAGCTGTGCATCCAGTGCGGTTCCTGCCGCCAGGCCTGCAAGTTCGAGGCGGTGCTGGTGGATTAACGGCCAGGCAAGCGGAGCATTGGAGCCAAGTTTTTTTCATAAGGAGAGTGCATGGGCAGCATCAGTTTGACCATTGACGGCCGCATGGTCGAGGTCGAGAAAGGGACCACGGTCCTCCAGGCCGCCCGCCAGGCGGGCATCACCATCCCCACCATCTGCGACCACAAGGACCTCAACCCTTACGGCGCCTGCCGGATGTGCATCGTCGAGATCGAGGGCGTGCGCGGGTATCCCACCTCCTGCACCACCCCGGCCACCCCGGGCATGCAGGTGACCACCCAATCGGAGCGGTTGACCGAACTTCGCAATCGCACCCTGGAGTTGATGTTTTCCGGCCATCCCAACAGCTGCCTGGTCTGTCCCCACCGCGAGGCCTGCGAGCAGTACCGGCCCAAGGCCACCAAGGCAGCCCGCTCCACCCGCTGCGGTTTCTGCGCCAACCGCGACGAATGCGACCTGCGCGCCATGGCCCTGCGGGCGGGCAGCCGGGAGTTACACCTGCCCACCCTCTATGCGTCCTACAACCTGGAGCGGGACGACCCCTTCATGGACCGGGACTACAACCTGTGCGTGCTCTGCGGCCGTTGCTGGCGCATCTGCGAGAAGATCCATGGCCAGCCCGCCATCTCGATCATCAACCGGGGCAAGTGGGCCCGCATCGGCACCGCCTTTGACACCAGCCACGTCCACTCCGGTTGCACCTTCTGCGGCGCCTGTATCGACATCTGTCCCACCGGCACCCTCACCGACCGCTTCGCCCGCTGGCACGGCAAGCCCGAGCTGGAAATGCCCTCGACCTGTCTGCTCTGTAGCGAAGGCTGTTCGGTGGTGGCGCAGAGCAAGGAAGGACAACTGCTGGCCTACACCATGACCGGATTCAACCGCGAATCCGGCCTCTGTGCCCTGGGGCGCTTCGGCGCGGCCCAGATCGTCAACTCCAACCAGCGACTGATTCGGCCCCTGGTGCGGGAGGGCGAGGACCTGATCCCCTATGATTGGGAAGGGGCCATCCAGGCCGCGGCCGACGGCTTGCGCGGCTGCGTGGGGACGACTGCGCTGGTGATCAGCGCCACCACCTCGCGCGAGGACCGGTTCCTCTATGCCCAGCTGGCCAGCCATCTGCAGGCTCCGCTGGTGCTCCTCGACGCTGCCGCCGATGGCGAGGATCCGGCTGTCCAACAGATCGCCCAGGACTTGAAGAACGGCACCCTGCGGGCCATCATCACCAACGGCAACCTCCTGCCCCTGGAGGCCATCCGGGCCGCTGGCTTTTCGCTGGTGATCGACTGTCTGCCCTCGCCGCTGTCCGAGGCGGCCAGCGTGGTCCTGCCGGCGGCGGTACTCAGCGAGATTGAAGGCACCTTCCGCACTGCCGGCGGCGCCATCAAGACCATGGCCGCCTCCAGCCAGGCGCCGGGCCATGCCCTGCCGGAGCGGCAGATTCTCTGTTCGCTCGGTCAGGCCCTGGGCAGTGGCGAGTTCGATTTCGCCAGTGCCGCCAACGTCACGCCGCTGATCGTCGACGACCCGGCGCCACCGCAGGTCAAAGGCCATCCCCGCGATCAGGTCCGCGACCTGCTGCCCCGCTTCCGTGGTCATCTGCTCGCCGACATTGTCCCGGCCCTGGCCGCCTTCGGCCTGCCCGCCACCCCTGCCGTACCGACCTTGGAGGTGTGCCCAGCCGGAGGTTTCGCCCTGCTGGAGAAACGGGAAATCGTGCCCAATATGCATTTCTTCAAGATCCGGGCGCCCCAGGTGGCCAAGTTCGCCCTGCCCGGCCAGTTCGTTATCCTCATGGCCAAGGAGACCTCGGAGCGTTCGCCCTTTACCCTGGTGGATTGGGACGCGAGTGAGGGTTGGATCTCGCTGGTGATTGAGGAGGTCGGCCGTTCCAGCCGTGAACTGGCCTCGCTCAAGGCCGGCGACTGTATCGCCCATGTCAGCGGCCCGCTGGGGCTGCCGTTGCCCATTGAGAACAAGGGCACGGTGCTGCTTGGCGGTGGCTGCTACGGCATCGGCGCCATCTTCCCCCTGGCCCGGGCCCTGCGTCAGGCCGGCAACCGGGTGATCTGCGCCATCGAGGCCTCCTCTTCCTATCTGCTCTACCGCCAGGAGGAGCTGCGCACGGTCTGCGACGAGTTGCTCCTGGCCACCAAGGACGGCAGCGAAGGTGTGCAGGGTGGCGTTCAGGAGCTGTTGGCCCAGGCGGTCGCGCGCGAGCCGATCAATCAGTTCATCGCCATCGGCTGCACCTTCATGATGCGCATGGTCACCGAGATCAGCCGGTCGCTCAATATCCCCACCCTGGTGGCGCTCAACCCGATCATGGTCGACGGCACCGGCATGTGCGGCGCCTGTCGCGTTTCCGTGGGCGAGAAAACACAGTTTGCCTGCGTGGATGGTCCGATCTTTGATGGCCACAGCGTGGACTGGGATGAGCTGGCCTCGCGGCGCAGCGCCTATGCCCGCCAGGAGGTGCAGGCCCTGTCGCAGAGTGTGGATCTGAACGCGCTGGTGCTGCCGTCCCAGGGCGGTGGCTGCGGCTGCGGCCGATAATTCGAGTGAATCGAGTGATTTTGCGGAGTATGCAAGCATGACAACCAACGAACCCATGGCCGAGCAAGCAGCAACCCCCAAGAAAGGCAAGGCAAAGACCCCGCGCCAACCCATGCCCGAGCAGGACCCTCGCCGTCGCCGCTACAACTTCGAGGAGGTGCCCCGCGGCTACAGCGAGGAAACCGCCATGCTCGAGGCCTCGCGCTGCATCCAGTGCAAGAAGCCAGGCTGCGTCGAAGGCTGTCCGGTCAACATCCACATCCCGGCCTTCATTAAGCTGATTGCCGAAGGAAAATTCATCGACGCCCTGCTCAAACTGAAAGAACAGACGGCCCTACCGGCGGTCTGCGGCCGGGTCTGCCCGCAGGAAAGCCAGTGCGAGGCGCGCTGCATCCTGGGCAAGAAGGGTGAGCCGGTGGCCATCGGCCGCCTGGAACGGTTTGCCGCCGATTACGCCCGCAAGCACGGCGGCGTGCCGGAGCCGGTCAAGGCCGCAGCCACGGGCAAACGGGTGGCGATTGTCGGCGCCGGGCCGGCCGGGATCACCGTGGCTGGCGAGCTGGCCCGCTGGGGCCACGAGGTGGTGATGTTCGAGGCCCTGCACCTGGCCGGCGGCGTGCTGATGTACGGCATTCCCCAGTTTCGTTTGCCCAAGGAGATCGTCCAGTTCGAGATCAACAGCCTCAAGCGGCTGGGCGTCACCATCCACACCGACTACGTGATCGGCAAGTCCGAGACCGTGGGCCAGTTGATGGAGCAGGGCTTTGACGCGGTGTTCATCGCCACCGGCGCCGGTCTGCCGGTGTTTCTTGGCATTCCCGGCGAGAATGCCATCGGCGTTTTCTCGGCCAACGAGTTTCTCACCCGCGCCAACCTAATGCGGGCCATCGATTTTCCCCGCTTTGCCACCTCGCCCATCCGCCCCCACCGAGCGGTGACCGTGGGCGGCGGCAACGTGGCCATGGACGCGGCCCGCACCGCCCTGCGGTTAGGTGCGGAATCGACCATCGTTTACCGCCGTTCCAAGGCGGAGATGCCGGCCCGCGCCGAAGAAGTCCATCATGCCGAGGAGGAGGGCGTGGTCTTCCACCTGCTCACCAATCCGGTACGGATCGTCACCGATGCGCGCAACCGGGTGACCGGCGTCGAATGTCTGCGCATGGAACTGGGCGAACCCGATGCCTCGGGCCGGCGGCGACCGGTGGCGGTCAAGGGCAGTGAATTCATTGTCCCGGCCGACACGGTGATCGTGGCCATCGGCAACCAGCCCAATCCCCTGGTGCCGCAGACCGCGCCCGAAATCGAGACCTCCAAGCGGGGCACCATCACCGCCGATCCAGTCACCATGATGACCTCCAAGCCCGGCGTCTTTGCCGGCGGCGACATCGTCTCCGGCGCGGCCACGGTGATCAGCGCCATGGGCCAGGGCAAGACCGCGGCCCTGCACATCCATCGCTACCTCATGGGCGGCGACCCGCCCCGATGAACGGGCATGGGCGGCATCCAACCAGGCTGCCGCCCGTCGTCCTCTTGTTCGCCCTTCCCTGTAGCAAACCGAAAACGTTGACATTGTCAGCGTGGTTGCGTACATTCCGCTTGTATTCCTGAACAGCGGCCGATCCCATCGCTCCCTGTCGGTGCATTGCACTGTTCACCTTCCGCGTTCGTGTCCGTATGCTCCGACACAGCCGCAACGATCGCCCAGCAATCCGCTACCCTGCCGGTGCGCCCGACCAACACCGAGGTTGCCCGAACACTGTCCACAAGGAGATTGCGATGATCCATCTGGTTGAAGCCGACATCACCACCCTGAAAGTCGATGCCATCGTCAATGCCGCCAACGAAACCCTGCTCGGCGGAGGAGGAGTCGACGGCGCCATCCACCGGGCCGCCGGACCGCAACTGCTGGAAGAGTGCCGCGCCATCGGCGGCTGCAAGACCGGCCAGGCGGTGATCACCAAGGGCTACGATCTGCCGGCCAAGCACGTGATTCACACCGTGGGGCCGATCTGGCGGGGCGGCAACAACAACGAACCGGCCCTGCTGGCGAGCTGTTACCGCAACTGCCTGGAACTGGCCGTACGGAACAACATCGACTCGATCGCCTTTCCAGCCATCAGTTGCGGCGCCTACGGTTTCCCGTTGGATGAGGCGGCCGACATCGCCGTGGACACCATTCAGTCGTTCCTCAACCGCAACGGCAAGCCGACAGAAGTCTATATCGTCTGCTTCCAGCCCAGGGCAAAATTTGCCTTTGCCGCCGCCATCCGAGGGCTGGAGGAATGAATTTTTCGTCCCCCGCGAGCACCGCCGCCATGCCCACGCCGTTTTCCCGCGATCTGTTCACCTACGGCTCGCTGATGTGCGAGGAGATCATGGCCGAGGTGGCCGGTTCTCGCTTGCCGTCCACCCCGGCAACCCTTGCCGGGTACCGCCGGTTTCTGGTCCAGGATGAGCAATATCCCGGGGTGGTCGTGGACCCGGCCGGGGTGGTGGCGGGGATGGTCTATCACACCATTTCTCCGGACAACTGGAAGCGGTTGGATCGCTTCGAAGGCGAGATGTACGACCGCCGACCCGTCACCGTGCGGTATGCGGACGGATGCGAAGCGGTGGTCGACTGTTATCTGTTCCGTCCTGAATTCGCCCACCGGCTGACCGCGACCGAGTGGGATTTCGCCGCCTTCCTCCACGACGGCAAGCAGCAGTTTCACCAGCAGTATCGCGGTTTCAAGGCGATTGACTGAGTTCCCGGCCGTACAAGGCCGTTGCCGGATCGCCCAACCTCCCTCCAGGCAAGGAGTTGCCATGCGCATAGGAATCGATATCGGTGGCACCCACACCGATGGCGTGCTCATCGACGGCTGCCGGCTGATCGCCGCGGCCAAGGCCCCCACCAACCACGACAATCTGCTCGCATCGATCACCCAGGTCCTGCACACGGTCCTTGCCGGCCAGGACCCCGCCCGGGTACGAACCCTCAACTTGAGCACCACCTTGACCACCAATGCCATCGTCACCGGCAAGACCGATCCGGTGGGCATGCTGGTGGTCGGTGGCCCGGGAATCGCGGCCAAGCATTACCGCATCGGCGATCATTACCACCAGATCTACGGCAGCCTCGACCATCTGGGCACCGAGACATCAAGCCTGGATGAACAGGATCTGGACGAAGCGATCACCGCCTGCCGCGATCAGGGGGTGAAGTGCTTTGGGGTGGCCTGTAAATTCTCGCCGCGCAATCCGGCCTTTGAAAACCGCATCCGCGAGGAACTGGGCGATCAGGCCGACTTCATCACCCTCGGCCATCTGGTTTCGGGCCAGCTCAACTTCGGCCGCCGCATCCACACCGTGTACTACAACTCGGCGGTGTGGCGCACCTTCCGCAGCTTTGCCGGCGCCCTCAATGCCAGCCTCAAGGGCTTTGCCCTCGACGCCGAGGTCAACATCCTCAAGGCCGATGGCGGCACCATGCCGATCGCCCGCGCTTTGGACGCGCCGGTGCAGTCGATCTTTTCCGGGCCGGCCGCCTCGGTGATGGGTATCCTGGCCACCTGCCCGGCAACCGAAGATTTGTTGATGCTCGATATCGGCGGTACCACCTCGGACATCGCCTTGTTTGCCGGTGGCGAACCGCTGCTGGAGCGGGAAGGCATCGCCATCGAGGACCGGCCCACCCTGGTGCGGGCCATTCATGTGGAATCGATCGGCATCGGC contains these protein-coding regions:
- a CDS encoding nitroreductase family protein, coding for MELFTVNQQTCNRDGVCAAVCPMGIIDWAPGALPVPAMDAANLCIRCGHCVAVCPTGSFSHRDMPVDVCPPVRPELRCSSEQGEQFLRARRSIRVYRDTPVPRDTLAKLIDIARHAPSGINSQGVGWLVLGDRQELRKLAGMVIDWMEWMRAETPEAAKALHLDRTVERWRAGHDVILRGAPAVIVAHAETANRMAATTCTIALTYLELATTVLGLGGCWAGYFNAAVNAYPPMAEALGLPPGRQCHGAMMVGYPKFAYRRLPVRNPSSIHWRMGT
- a CDS encoding lytic transglycosylase domain-containing protein, whose amino-acid sequence is MDKKAKSAKKTPPANTEQASPPDTAPSENQQPPSASKPPVQRKPRSTAKKGTGRKRRRKKPALLTRHLIALTTVEIACLTLSAMTGIVVLLGHATERFSGTSLLSHLLPFTTGVLALVVAAALLLIGWLRLRRWLGQKWLFLPAILALTMVLVIGGFALKGSFFFAFSQFRILVGGKEEASRITLTHQVFAAYRRHDPSQLRQMIERAKPYGPDIDAAAQAFGLDPDLLHGIAATESSFLPRESKDGGQGLFQITQVPEAALREAGSRLGVDRPVITNHRHNGFIAAATLNHYLGQMNNDLFLGLLAYNIGPKNGGLRFIMQQYGATDFITVQPYLQQLPRDYPIRVLSQALAFRLFRKGGTLPAYEEGLNAVRIQHIGIPGL
- the coaD gene encoding pantetheine-phosphate adenylyltransferase → MKGIYAGSYDPPTNGHLWMIDQGARLFTKFYVAVGQNSQKEYTFSLDERMQMLKEICGRYRNVEVVHFENKFLVKYAESIGVDYILRGIRNEKDYTYERGMRYVNSNMNDSIQTLFMMSPRHLVEVSSSLVKGLVGSDDWELVVREYVPDTVYYKMLSKFGRIHLHHTRRRILEKI
- a CDS encoding TerC family protein, which translates into the protein MEWLWDISIWSSLLTLTVLEIVLGIDNIVFITLLVDKVPAGKRAFARQFGLLAAMGTRILLLMSVAWLAKLVAPLFEVAGHPVSGRDLVLLLGGLFLIYKAVIEIHGSLEGGDEAHGPKHLASQLPLVIAQIAIIDIVFSLDSVITAVGLADHLWVMIAAIVMAIGVMMVAAKPIGQFVAQHPTVKMLALSFLVLVGVALVAEGTGHEMPKGYLYFAMAFSFIVEILNLRLRKKAAPVQLHQVYDRVRLPDTEAGGNH
- the nuoE gene encoding NADH-quinone oxidoreductase subunit NuoE — encoded protein: MTTEQPDLENILTAYGRERDNLIPLLQEVQDRFRYLSPEAVQAVADHLELSANDVYGVATFYAQFRFVPPGLHHIKVCEGTACHVRGSDRILESISRATGIAPGQTSSNGQFSLERVACFGSCALAPVVVVDDKVYGRMTAAKTNKLIEDKK
- the nuoF gene encoding NADH-quinone oxidoreductase subunit NuoF; amino-acid sequence: MSFAARQQQAQIVWQRFEQPDRPRILIGSATCGRAAGSLEVMAAFAAELAKQGLTESVDVVEVGCLGMCYAEVLVEIRGRDGKRVLYQSVEPRHVEALVDAQLVRGEVFAPLALAVMNDTDETVPAFTDLPMIQPQVRIVLRNCGIIDPTNIDHYLAQGGYSGMARAFSLGPEQVIEEMKASGLRGRGGAGFPTGVKWGFARSSVADQKYVICNADEGDPGAFMDRSVLEGDPHAVLEGLLIAGYAIGATVGYVYCRAEYPLAIERLQDAIAQMREQGFLGANILGSGFDFDIKIKKGAGAFVCGEETSLMQSIEGKRGMPLSKPPFPAVSGLFGKPTNINNVETLAAVSAIMEKGAAWYAGFGTEKSRGTKTFALAGKITRTGLIEVPMGIRLRTIIDEVGGGVLGGKPFKAVQTGGPSGGCIPAQFIDLEVDYEHLASVGSIMGSGGMIVIDAESCMVDMARYFLTFTENESCGKCVPCRMGTQHLLRILTGITQGKGTLDQLDTLRKIGDTMKSASLCGLGQTAANPVLTTLQYFEEEYRAHIEDHKCPAGACRALIRFDIDPARCTGCGACLRACPVAAISGEKKQPHAIDQQLCIQCGSCRQACKFEAVLVD